The sequence CGTCGGTCGCGCCGTAGGCGACGCCCCCCTTGATGCCGCCGCCGGCCATCCACATGGTAAAGCCGCGTGGGCTGTGATCGCGCCCCCCCTTATCGCCCTGCGAAGTGGGCGTTCGTCCGAACTCGCCACCCCATACCACCAAAGTTTCGTCCAACAGGCCGCGCCGTTTGAGATCCGCCAGTAAGGCCGCGATCGGCTGATCGGTCTCACCGCAGTGCAGTGCATGATTGGCTTGCACGTCTGTATGGGCGTCCCAATTTTCGTCCAGGTGGCCGCCGCCGGAATAAACCTGGACGAAGCGCACGCCGCGCTCGACCAGTCGCCGCGCCATCAGGCAGCGACGTCCGAACTTTTCGGTCTTGGGATCGTCGAGTCCGTACAGCGTGTGCGTCTCGGCCGATTCCCGCTCTAGATCGACTGCCTCGGGAGCGCTAGACTGCATGCGAAACGCCAATTCGTACGTCGCCAGTCGCGCGGCCAGCTGGCTGTCGTCGTGGGCGGCCGCCGGGCTTTGGGCCGCCAGCGCGCGCATCAGGTCCAACTGTTCGCGCTGCTGCGCCGCCGTGACGCCGCCGGGAGGCTTGAGATCGATCAACGGATCGCCTACCGTGCGGAACTGCGTCCCTTGATAGGCGGCCGGCATGAAGCCGGAACTCCAATTGGGCGCGCCGCCGATCGGGCCGCCGCGATGATCCAGAAAAACGACGAACGCTGGCAAGTCTTCGTTAACTGTGCCCAGCCCGTACGTGACCCACGAGCCGAGGCTGGGGTAACCCTGCCGGACGAAGCCGGTGTTCATCTGCAACAGGCCTGAACCATGCGCAAAGCTGTCGGCGTAGCACGAGCGAATGATCGCCATGTCGTCGACGTGTTCCGCCAGCCGCGGAAACAGATCCGAGACCTCGATGCCTGCCTGCCCGTGCCGGGTGAATTTGCGCGGGCTGCCGAGTAGCATGCCCGGGTTGCGGCTTTTGAAAAGCGGATCGTCTTCCAGATTGGGG is a genomic window of Pirellulales bacterium containing:
- a CDS encoding DUF1501 domain-containing protein, with amino-acid sequence MPRQNYHTHDVPSLPAEPVYHGPRLTPCGRTRREFLWQAGGGFVGTALAWMLARDGFSGARAAAATRSPLASRPAHFAPKAKSCIFLFNYGGPSQVDLFDPKPELAKRHGQPIPNLEDDPLFKSRNPGMLLGSPRKFTRHGQAGIEVSDLFPRLAEHVDDMAIIRSCYADSFAHGSGLLQMNTGFVRQGYPSLGSWVTYGLGTVNEDLPAFVVFLDHRGGPIGGAPNWSSGFMPAAYQGTQFRTVGDPLIDLKPPGGVTAAQQREQLDLMRALAAQSPAAAHDDSQLAARLATYELAFRMQSSAPEAVDLERESAETHTLYGLDDPKTEKFGRRCLMARRLVERGVRFVQVYSGGGHLDENWDAHTDVQANHALHCGETDQPIAALLADLKRRGLLDETLVVWGGEFGRTPTSQGDKGGRDHSPRGFTMWMAGGGIKGGVAYGATDDFGYAAVENKAHVHDIHATILHLMGLDHEQLTYFHSGREMRLTDVEGEVIRGILA